GCTTTGATATATCTTGTAGTACTGAAAGCCTGTAACAACATTAGCGACGATTACTGTTAAGGCATGTATTGTCAAAAACCCATGCAACATGGACTGCTGGGAATGGGCTGAAGCATCTAGAGACAATCTCTTATCTTATCAGTCAGATGCATAAAGCTGTACCCAGAATCTGATTGTGTTGATGGGTTTCAGGCCTTATCCATAGAAATCAGCTATATTTGTTTAGTCATTTCAAATACATCTTGCTATTTAAACTAATGGCAACTAGTTAATTCTTAATTTCCTCATATTTTAGATGTGTTGAATTTTTTCTGATTAATAATTTCATCTATAGCATGAATCTTTGGATGATTTCTCGTCTGCCATGGTGAAAGCAAATTAAGTTTAAAGTTTTTTTATTACACAATGATTAGGCCCCATCTGGAATGTGGGAATTTTATAGGAATCATGTGGGGTTCATACTCTTCCTGCAAAATTCCTATGCCTATTTCCGTTCCATATGAGAACTAAATGGATTATGTGCATGTTTGAGTTGTGTGGATTTGGTACAAATCAGATATTATCGACAAATCCTAAATTTGAGGATATCATTTGACGAAATCTAAATGTAATTACTTGTATTTCTTATTGTATTAAGAAAGATTGGGACTTCCATTTTTTGCTGACCGAGTTAAATTCCTGCTTGGTCAAACAGAAACTTTAGCGGTAATAGCATGAAGGGCAATATACCATTGTCTTTGGGTACCATCTCAGGGCTACGAGTACTGTAAGTTCTCTTTAACACTGATATTTTATGTTTTATTGATGTGTTATGTCAATTATATTGGATAGCTTGAACTGTTTATGTTGAACATACAGAACAACAGAATGAGTGATTTCAGAGTGTTCTGATTGCATCGTGTGCTTAGAATTGTCAACATCTCTGGTCCTTTATTTTTATTGTAAAATTTCAGGTCTCTTATTTCCGGTCTGTGCCTGCAACTCATCTTTTTAGAAAATTTTCATCTTTTTTCAGGTTTCTTATTTCCGGCCTGTGCAGATTTGTAATCCATCTTTTTAGAAAATTTTCATCTTTTCTACACTCTAGAAAATATAAATTTTATTGTAACCTTAGCATTCAGTTCATGTCATTGCAGATCAATGTGGGTTTTTTAAGGTCCGATTCAGCACAAATATCGTCCTCTGTCAGAACTAAATTCAAATATTGATAAGTCCCAATGTTTTCTTAATCCTTATTTTACCATCATATTTGTAGTGATCTTTCATACAATGAACTGAATGGTTCTATTCCGGAGAGCCTTGGTGAGCTGACATCGTTACAGACACTGTGAGGGCACTAACTGCACATGTTCTTCTGTTTGGGATTTATCGTGATTCCTCCCCCTAACTAGAAATTATCTTAATGCAGGAATCTAAATGGCAATGATCTTTCAGGAAGGGTTCCAGCCACTCTGGGAGGAAGACCTCTACACAGAGTTAGATTCAAGTAAGTCACATCCTTTGTTACTATATATAGTTTGTATTTGAGTAGCTGCATCCTCCACATACATACCAGTGCAAATCCCAATCTAGATACACATTTGAGTGCCTATTTCTCTTAATACTACTTGAATGGTAGCAATGCTTACAAACTGCTGCAATGGCAGCTTTACGGACAATGCTGGGTTGTGTGGAATTCCTGGTTTACGTGAGTGTGGCCCGCATTTATCGGTGGCTGCAAAGATTGGCATGGCTTTCGGAGTACTTGTAGCTTTTCTGTTACTAGTTGTATTTGCAGCGTGCTGGTGGAAGAGGAGGCAGAACATTATCCGTGGTCAGAAACTAGCTGCAGGTAAAAAGCTATAATGAATCTTTGAATTCTCAATGCAGAGTGAACAGATTTGTTTTGATATAATGGACTGGGTGTTTCCCCCTTTTTGCAGCAAGGGAAGCTCCTTATGCTAAATCGAGGACCCACTTTACAAGGGATGTGCAAATGGGCAAACCTCACCGCCCACATGAAAGCTCTCGAGGTGGCAACAGTGAAAGCTCACCACATTTGCTTTCCTAGTAACTTGCCGCCAATATATGCCTTTCATTGTGCATTCTCTCTGGTATACTTAGTTCATTTTGCTGTCAGCTTGGGTTGTAAGACAAGTGTACATACTAGTTCAGGATGGTGTATATACTCCCTTTTTTTTCCCCTCCAAATGTTCAGTCAGGGAGTGTTGTCAAATGAAAATGATCCAGATCATCCTATTTGTAGCTGATAGAACAATTCTATGGTAACTTCATTATATTCACCATGTAAGCGAACTAGCTGACAGATATTTATTAAGGTGTTGATTTTTAAGCTAGCAAAATGCAAATTCAGGAGAGCTGTTGTGAGCTAAAGCTGAAATTCTGCATGGTCTGTAGTACTCTGTAAGTTGCAAAAGTGTGTTGACAATATGATCGATATGGTGCGTAAATATGGAGTTTCTATACAGGTATCTCAGGACAAAATAGACCTTTTTTTGGATTAAAAGGGAACCAAAACTGAAAACAAGCATTACCCCAAGTGCCTGTTGCATGCCTTACATAACAACCATCATGCTGATCTCTCCAGGATGTTTGCTTATTTCCTTATAGCTCATAAAGGGAGCAACAGGCACCAGCCATATTTTGGTGCTGGAATCAGTGCGTGATACCTGGGATGCTAACCCACTCGAGGTGCAGGACTAGCTCGCCGGTCTCGGTGTTCCTGAGCTTCAGGAAGATGTCCTGGGTGACCTTGCCGTCCTTCCATTTGATGTGGCTCTCGGCTGCCAAGCAGTTGTCCTTATCAGGGTGGAGCGTCTTCATCACCGTGCCATCGGGGAGGCCGTTCAGGTCCTTCTTGGCGACTTCGACAAAGTCGAGGATGCAGAACTCTGCGTCGCCCATGCTGTCATCCTTGGTGAAAGTATCGTGGTCAAAGACATCCTGGAACGAAAATTCCGAGGAGGGCTTTGTTTCAGGAAAAAAGAGGCAGCAACCGTATGTATATTGTTGAAATAAATATATTGCCTATCTCATTTCCATAAGTTTGGACTTTTGCCTGAGATGGCTAGTGCAGCAATTCTATATGGTATCAAAGCCAcaaggtctcaagttcaagaCGTCACATGTCTGAATGTCCCATGGTGAATGTAGATGAACTTACAATCTTAACCGGGAGCATCATGTTTGTGATGGACAGGGTGAGCTCCTCGTTCCATTCTGGGTTGATGGTCTTATATTTGATACTGGACTTCACTTTCTGCACATCACAAGAAAAGAAATGCAGGTAAAAGAGATATATAGGTTTTGTTGATCTGGGTCGATAGTGCATGAAGATCCTTCAAGGGATAAGTAATATATATCAGAGTTAAAGGTGTTATCCGGAGAGATTAAAGAAACATGATTTAATATGAAGAATTGAAGAAGCAAGGGGATGCATTCACATCTAAATTTGTCACTCCATCCATTGTTCTTGCATGATCTGTAGTATGTAGCCACCAAGAAGAATGATATACCTACCTGCTGGCCGAGGTGGATGACGACGTAGGGGTCGCTGCTGTGGGAGAGGGGGTCACAGATGGCCAAGTTGAGCCCGCGCACCACCTTCACCTTGAGCAGCCCAAGCAGGCACTCCATGGATCGATCGACGAGCTACACGGAAGAAGATCGATCCGGCCGGCCAGGGgagcgagggggagaagaagaccGATCGTCGTCGACGGAAGCACGTTATGTTACGCGCGCACGAGTGGCGGAAACAAGGGGAGTCGTTAAAACTCGGAGCCGGATTAGGCATGCATGCACATCCAGCCCGGAGGAGGTAAGAGAGGCTGGACGACAAGGGCGGGGAGCGCCGTGCTCTGTACACGCCCTATTTCTGAAGAAGCTGCCGATATCAATCGATCCCCCACCCCCAGTGCCCTATTTCGGTTTATCAGCGTGTGCAAACGGGAGTGGCTGCGTTTAGCTGACGGATCGACTTATCACTTGCTTGGTCAATAGGAAATGGTCGTGACTGCGACCGTCTGCAATTTATTGGCCACagtataactactatattaaagagcaacaaacatctttttttacagaattttgtgttggataattaggcacaatttccatgattaattccagaatataaaacataatGACAGCAACTACtagcatgtgaaactcgaacatactagatgcattaatcaacatgagtagcagcagtgcaaacggtaaagcatccatcgctaaacagatcgagatatgtcgcacgtaccgatctggtggtggtggcggtggaggtgtagcagatgatgtcgcagcagtaacgttgttgatgacaacgttgttaacgatggggacgacgggtcgaagtagacggcgttgaagacgacggtaggcagcaccgcccgacttggacggaaggcgacccgtgatgaagagcttgagcagtcgcgcagagcgcttcccaaaaacctaattcgccctctcccgtacaggatcgcaaggacgagcggttccggagacctgctctcccgttcgccgatgcacgtcggctcacgggatggagtaggctacgatggtggcgcaagcagagagaggtggaaaccctaactcgtgtattggatgtgtttctgcggtagccggacaggagattatataggctcgggaaaccctaggcaacgtgggccacgcccatgtcgcacgaacgtttcgagtcggttacagatagcccacgatccgggagcgacccgaaccgactaactgcgacgcgtccgtctaggactctgttcgttttcctgagctgcaaaaaataaggaaagtctcggctcgaggctcaatccactcaccacgagcgcggcgcgtcgtgacgtgtcgagacgagacgagcgagcgaggaggaggaggagcgcgcgtgtagcactcctatgcttactcacttactagtggtggaacaacccaccttataaggtggtctaacttcctcccaactttccatatgggactaaacttcccacttcttgccactccctagtgagctgccaccaacttgggctcaaactcacaaggctgccactatgtaggctttgagatttataggaaaaactgaaatctaatttggaccACTAAAAGTGggtccaatatttcaacaatcccccaccagatctcaaatccccatttagagatttaccaatactcgctgcttgtttatataccagtgtttcatcggagactgttaagttgaacttccgcctagaaccttaagctacatccattcacacttgaacaatggactaagccttgaattgcaagttttgcgtgaacagggtttcactcaaagtcatgactagtacatggctgccagtagcctaccccgcgggtgaagcatatgcgtcatacttcatggtctcttcatgagtttactagagatcacccaaatctcatagattgcgacgtttaacaatcggactcatataggtgtgttatttcaagaatgctctgtaggatagcatctttgctaaaatagccaacataaacacattaaggcttgttgccaacctgccttacaacaattgagagttgtgcatcttcacatagagatggttacttaatactctcctcaattaaaccactagtttgttcttcccaggtcctaattcacgggatctccgatcacaaaggttgggttaccactatggcgtaacatcaacgggtctcaaacccatctccctcgatgcactttctatcacattacgtgataatccctttgtaaagggatctgccaggtttttgtctgtttgaatatatgtaacagttattactccggagtttcgcaatttcctgacagacttcaaacgtctcttgacgtgtcttgatgacttcgcgttatccttagaattgttcactttgacaattaaagtttgattgtcacaattcaaaaggattgccggaacaggtttttcaaccacaggcaagttcatcaagagctcacgcaaccattctgattcaacagtggttgtgtctaaagcagtaagttctgcttccatagttgacctcgtcaatatggtttgcttgcaagatctccatgacactgcgccacctccaaaggtaaatacatacccacttgtggcgtacagatcagctacatctgagatccaattcgaatcactatatccttcaagcacagctgggtgccctgaatagtgaatcccataactcattgtaccacataggtagcgcatgaccctatcaagtgcatgccaatgatcagtacccgggtttgacatgaacctactcaacttgctaacagcaaaagagatgtcgggtctagtcgcgctcgctaagtacatgagtgagccaacgatctgagaatatctcaattgatctatggcaattctccggttcttgcgtagtgtcacactgggatcataaggtgttgaagaaggcttgctatcaatatagccgaaccggctcaagatcttctcaacataatgggactgcgttagagtaatcccactctcgttcttaatcagcttgatgttcagaattacatcagcttctcccagatctttcatatcaaaactctttgacaagaaagacttaacctcgtgtattactctcatgtttgtaccaaagatcagaatatcatccacatacaaacatagtataacaccttcgcccccaccatggcgataataaacgcacttgtcagcctcattgacaacaaagcctacagaagttaaagttctgtcaaacttctcatgccattgcttaggtgcttgtttcaggccatataaagattttagcaacttgcacacctttctttcttcaccttttactacaaacccatcaggctgatccatatagatttcctcttccaactctccattaaggaaagctgtctttacgtccatttgatgaacgataagaccataggaggcagccatggatagtagtactcgaatggtggtaagtctagcgacaggtgaataggtgtcgaagtaatcttcgccttctctttgtgtgtagcctttcgctacaagccgtgccttgtacttttcaatagtaccatcaggtcttagcttcttcttgaacacccatttgcagcctacaggcttgcatccatggggtcgttctgacaactcccaagttccattagaaagaatcgagtccatctcattatggacagcttctttccagtcatctgcatctggagatgcatatgcctctgcaatggacgtgggagtatcatccacaaggtacacaatgaaatcatcaccaaaggatttttcaatccttcgtctcttgctccgtttaggagcttcattgtcatccttctcagtaacattctcatgtgattgttcaaaatactcattagatgtactggactcaggaattatctcagtagaaattctagcaatgctatacatatctttcataggaaacatattctcaaaaaatgttgcatcacgagattccataatagtatcaacatgcatatcaggtacctcggattgaactactaaaaatctatatcctacactccgcagagcataacctagaaagatacaatccactgtctttggtccaagtttgcgcttcttagtaattggaatattgactttcgccaaacatccccatgtgcgcaaatacgaaattgatggttttctcccagcccactcctcgtaaggggttttatctttattcttgttaggaactctattcaggacatgacatgaagtcaacaaagcctcccccccaccatgcctttgataaaccagcagtggctaacatggaattcaccaagtcagtcagcgtgcggtttttcctctcggcaaccccgtttgattggggtgaatagggaggcgtcctctcatgaataatgccatgttcctcatagaattcatcaaagattttaggaaaatattcgccaccacgatccgacctaagacgcttgatctttctctctagttgattttcaacttcggccttataaattttaaagtagtctaaagcttcatctttagttcgcaacaaataaacatagcaaaatctagtcgcatcatcaatcaatgtcatgaaatatctctttccaccttttgtcaacacaccattcatctcacatagatcagaatgtatgagttctagaggtgccaagtttctctcctcggccgccttgtgaggcttccgaggttactttgattgcacacaactgtggcacttagaacctttggcaatggtgaaattcggaattaaacttaaactggatagccgagacattaaaccaaaattaatgtgacataaacgagaatgccaaacactggtatcatcactaacattgccacatatatggttcatagacttattactgaaatcagaaagcgaaaagcggaacaagcctccgcactcatagcctttaccaataaattgtccaaacttggaaacaactactttattcgactctaaaacaaccttaaacccatctctgcatagaagggagccgctaacgagattcttgttcatagtagggacatgctgcacgatcttccccgaagtgaacttcagatctaccatgccaacaccacgaacagaagcatgtgacccattccccatcaagacggaagaatcccgggcgacctggtaagaagtgaacatggatatgtcagcacacacatgaacattagcacctgtatcaatccaccaacatggagattgaaataccgaaagaacagtaaagagattaccgtacccatcagcattgctagcggtcaccgtgttgacttgcctcgcctttttcttgcggtctgccctctctggacaatccttagaaaagtggccagtctctccacatgtaaagcagctcagatctgctttgtttatcatcttcttcttcttgaaggttgtagtcttcataggcttattgaaggagggcttgttattccctttgttcttgctgt
This region of Lolium perenne isolate Kyuss_39 chromosome 2, Kyuss_2.0, whole genome shotgun sequence genomic DNA includes:
- the LOC127333388 gene encoding protein C2-DOMAIN ABA-RELATED 5, with translation MECLLGLLKVKVVRGLNLAICDPLSHSSDPYVVIHLGQQKVKSSIKYKTINPEWNEELTLSITNMMLPVKIDVFDHDTFTKDDSMGDAEFCILDFVEVAKKDLNGLPDGTVMKTLHPDKDNCLAAESHIKWKDGKVTQDIFLKLRNTETGELVLHLEWVSIPGITH